A section of the Streptomyces agglomeratus genome encodes:
- a CDS encoding phosphotransferase enzyme family protein codes for MDFHETREGLTENTARRAMLVACDSAGLPRFPDAELLRLGENALFALPDVGTVVRVARSTEMADKVAKELSVARWLAGHGFPGVHPTDAPQPIEADGRLVTFWGYVPDSSPPASVTVLAALLRDLHALPDPDFPLPVLDPYPIMRRRLEVVSGIRREDIHFLAEACDNAEDDFRALVGSSPSHLVHGDAHRGNVLCDGDRALLIDYEAAAIGPRAWDLVPTAMAVDRFGLPPTDYAAFVRTYGTDVTEWHGYRVLRTTRELGMTTWLMQNAQSGPAADEFALRMESLRKGDLERRWHAL; via the coding sequence ATGGACTTCCATGAAACCCGTGAAGGGTTAACCGAGAACACTGCGCGGCGGGCCATGCTTGTCGCGTGCGACTCTGCCGGACTACCCCGATTTCCCGATGCGGAGCTCCTGCGGCTTGGGGAGAACGCGCTGTTCGCTCTCCCTGATGTCGGCACCGTAGTCAGGGTCGCCCGCTCGACGGAGATGGCCGACAAGGTCGCCAAGGAACTGTCTGTGGCCCGGTGGCTCGCTGGGCACGGGTTCCCTGGCGTGCACCCGACGGATGCCCCGCAACCGATCGAGGCGGACGGTCGACTGGTGACTTTTTGGGGCTATGTGCCGGACAGCTCTCCACCTGCCTCGGTCACCGTCCTGGCAGCCCTCCTTCGCGACCTGCATGCTCTGCCGGACCCGGACTTCCCGCTGCCCGTCCTCGATCCGTATCCCATCATGCGCCGTCGTCTTGAGGTCGTCTCCGGAATAAGGCGCGAGGATATTCACTTCCTCGCCGAAGCCTGCGACAACGCGGAAGACGACTTCCGCGCCCTTGTCGGCTCCTCCCCCTCGCACCTGGTGCATGGTGACGCTCACCGTGGCAACGTTCTGTGCGACGGCGACCGCGCCCTGCTCATCGACTACGAAGCGGCGGCAATCGGTCCGCGAGCCTGGGACCTGGTCCCCACGGCCATGGCCGTGGACCGGTTCGGCCTGCCACCCACCGACTACGCGGCCTTCGTACGCACCTACGGCACCGATGTCACCGAGTGGCACGGCTACCGGGTGCTCCGCACAACGCGGGAACTGGGTATGACGACCTGGCTCATGCAGAACGCCCAGTCCGGGCCGGCGGCGGACGAATTCGCGCTGCGCATGGAGTCTCTGCGAAAGGGTGACCTTGAACGGCGCTGGCATGCCCTCTAA
- a CDS encoding MFS transporter has translation MPVAVLRPFTALWTSQASSNLADGVLQAAAPLLVATLTRDPLVVAGMTVAQFLPWLLATLPTGAMADRMDRRRILILGNWLRAAGFALLALALTNGWHHVALLYAAVFIAGCAETMVDNAALAIPPRLLPREKLERANGRLFATQSVINTFIGPPAGAALFALAASAAFYTGAAAFALASLAALLLPALRPTGKEHEHRRSNPTTITQDIRSGWAHFWRHDLLRRVAFISAAINFFSAATGGVLVLLITGPYQLPMSSYGLFIAVPAAGAIAGSLLAQHVVPRIGSGPTTWLAALTPAASYAILGLGHNTPLALAAMFGAALATSLNQIVVSTLRQAAVPDELLGRVTAAYRLIVLGVVPLGALGGGLLGRGLGIRATFIAAAIGLTLAAIPLASRVTTQGLRDAETRLPPPLPLQTGSH, from the coding sequence GTGCCCGTCGCCGTCCTCAGACCGTTCACCGCACTGTGGACGTCCCAAGCGTCCTCGAACCTCGCCGACGGGGTGTTGCAGGCAGCCGCACCGCTGCTCGTCGCCACGCTGACCCGTGACCCGCTCGTAGTAGCGGGCATGACGGTGGCGCAGTTCCTGCCCTGGCTGCTCGCAACCCTCCCCACCGGTGCGATGGCCGACCGCATGGACAGACGCCGGATACTCATCCTCGGCAACTGGCTGCGCGCGGCGGGGTTCGCGCTGCTCGCCCTCGCCTTGACCAACGGATGGCACCACGTCGCACTTCTCTACGCCGCGGTATTCATTGCCGGCTGTGCCGAAACGATGGTCGACAACGCCGCCCTGGCCATCCCGCCCCGCCTCCTGCCCCGCGAGAAGCTCGAGCGCGCCAACGGCAGGCTGTTCGCCACGCAGTCCGTCATCAACACATTCATCGGTCCGCCTGCCGGCGCGGCGTTGTTCGCGCTGGCGGCGTCGGCGGCCTTCTACACCGGCGCCGCCGCGTTCGCCCTCGCCAGCCTGGCGGCCCTGCTACTGCCCGCACTGCGCCCCACCGGCAAGGAACACGAGCACCGCCGCTCAAACCCGACCACCATCACCCAGGACATCCGCTCCGGATGGGCCCACTTCTGGCGCCACGACCTACTGCGCCGAGTCGCGTTCATCTCGGCAGCAATCAACTTCTTCAGCGCGGCCACCGGCGGAGTCCTCGTCCTGCTGATCACCGGCCCGTACCAACTGCCCATGTCGAGCTACGGCCTGTTCATCGCCGTTCCCGCAGCGGGCGCGATCGCCGGCTCACTGCTTGCCCAACACGTCGTGCCCCGCATCGGCAGCGGCCCCACCACCTGGCTCGCCGCCCTCACCCCGGCCGCCAGCTACGCCATCCTCGGACTGGGCCACAACACACCCCTGGCCCTGGCCGCCATGTTCGGCGCCGCTCTTGCCACCTCACTGAACCAGATCGTCGTCAGCACCCTGCGCCAAGCAGCAGTCCCCGACGAACTCCTCGGCCGCGTTACCGCCGCCTACCGCCTGATCGTCCTGGGTGTCGTCCCCCTCGGAGCCCTCGGCGGCGGCCTGCTTGGACGCGGCCTGGGGATCCGTGCCACCTTCATCGCCGCAGCCATCGGACTCACCCTCGCCGCGATCCCACTCGCCTCCCGGGTCACCACCCAAGGCCTCCGCGATGCTGAAACACGCCTCCCACCTCCGCTCCCGCTCCAAACCGGTTCCCACTGA
- a CDS encoding CGNR zinc finger domain-containing protein, with protein MVRFGHIAGDRMLDLVNTVAWRLGGPERVESLKTFSDVVEWCVESDLINTDEAEALHDLAGRDGAGAEREREQVIEARERAYGALLDDDAEAAADLASMYRAAIAAADLVHAGDRWRWQDRDTNLCLPRNRIVRGLMALTQRDDLDRLHQCEDAKCGWVYLDTSPRRNRRWCNTKDCGDRNRARAYYARQKAKSHQP; from the coding sequence ATGGTGAGGTTCGGCCACATCGCGGGTGACCGCATGCTCGACCTGGTGAACACCGTTGCCTGGCGGCTCGGCGGGCCCGAACGCGTTGAGTCCCTGAAGACCTTCTCCGACGTCGTCGAGTGGTGCGTTGAATCCGACCTGATCAACACAGATGAGGCCGAGGCCTTGCACGACCTCGCCGGCCGGGACGGCGCCGGGGCCGAGCGGGAACGGGAACAGGTCATCGAAGCGCGAGAGAGGGCCTACGGAGCCCTCCTCGACGACGACGCCGAAGCCGCCGCAGACCTCGCGAGCATGTACCGGGCGGCGATCGCCGCAGCCGACCTGGTCCACGCAGGCGACCGCTGGCGATGGCAAGACCGGGACACCAACCTCTGCCTGCCCCGCAATCGCATCGTCCGCGGGCTCATGGCTCTCACTCAGCGCGACGACCTCGACCGCCTCCACCAATGCGAAGACGCCAAGTGCGGCTGGGTCTACCTCGACACATCACCGCGACGAAACCGTCGCTGGTGCAACACGAAGGACTGCGGCGACCGCAACCGCGCCCGCGCTTACTACGCTCGGCAGAAGGCGAAGAGCCACCAGCCCTGA
- a CDS encoding IS110 family transposase has translation MEESKDDHDDGSVARVAAIDIAKATGMVCLRIPHDTIEGRRVQQVWTVASTTNAILELGDRLVCQGVQRVVMEATGSYWRPFFYLLEARGLECWLVNARDVKNVPGRPKTDKLDAVWLAKLAERGMVRASFVPPKPVRQLRDLTRTRTVFIQERTRHKHRVDKALQDAQIKLSDVVSDLFGLSGRAMLDALAAGERNPRALADLARGSLVKKKPALAEALTGQFEEHHGRLLGVLLGTVDHLTTQVQELDRLIADLMKQTTAPYDTGGPSDGDDTGGPSVRDGVTAQELAERLDAVPGIGPATAQIVLAEIGLDMSRFPTPEHLVSWAKLCPRTIQSGAKNTAGPAGKGNPWLKGALGEAANAAARTDTFLGARYRRIVKRRGHAKALVAVARSILVITWHLINDPDARYQELGTDWHQRHLNPARKTRDLVRQLQALGHHVTLAPTIVA, from the coding sequence ATGGAGGAGTCCAAAGACGACCACGACGACGGAAGTGTTGCCCGGGTCGCGGCGATCGACATCGCCAAGGCAACCGGGATGGTGTGCCTGCGCATCCCGCACGACACCATCGAAGGCCGGCGCGTCCAGCAGGTCTGGACGGTCGCGTCCACCACGAACGCGATCCTCGAACTCGGCGACCGGCTGGTCTGCCAGGGGGTCCAGCGGGTGGTGATGGAGGCGACGGGCAGCTACTGGCGGCCCTTCTTCTACCTCCTGGAGGCCCGCGGCCTGGAATGCTGGCTGGTCAACGCACGTGATGTGAAGAACGTCCCCGGCCGGCCGAAGACCGACAAGCTCGACGCGGTCTGGCTGGCCAAGCTCGCCGAACGCGGCATGGTCCGCGCTTCGTTCGTACCGCCCAAGCCAGTCCGGCAGCTACGAGACCTCACCCGCACCCGCACAGTGTTCATCCAGGAACGCACCCGGCACAAGCACCGGGTGGACAAGGCCCTGCAGGACGCGCAGATCAAGCTGTCCGACGTTGTCTCCGACCTCTTCGGTCTGTCCGGCAGGGCCATGCTCGATGCCCTGGCCGCCGGTGAACGCAACCCCCGAGCTTTGGCGGATCTCGCCAGAGGGAGCCTGGTGAAGAAGAAGCCGGCCCTGGCCGAGGCACTCACCGGGCAGTTCGAAGAACATCACGGCCGCCTGCTGGGCGTGCTGCTGGGCACCGTCGACCACCTCACCACGCAGGTCCAGGAACTCGACCGGCTGATCGCCGACCTCATGAAACAGACCACGGCTCCATACGACACCGGCGGGCCGTCGGACGGGGACGACACCGGCGGGCCGTCTGTCCGCGACGGTGTGACCGCGCAGGAACTGGCCGAGCGTCTCGATGCGGTCCCCGGCATCGGTCCCGCCACCGCCCAGATCGTCCTCGCCGAGATCGGCCTGGACATGAGCCGCTTCCCCACCCCCGAACACCTCGTCTCGTGGGCGAAGCTGTGCCCCCGCACGATTCAGTCCGGAGCGAAGAACACCGCCGGCCCGGCGGGCAAGGGCAACCCATGGCTCAAGGGCGCCCTCGGCGAAGCCGCCAACGCCGCTGCCCGCACCGACACCTTCCTCGGCGCTCGCTACCGCAGAATCGTCAAACGCCGCGGCCACGCCAAAGCCCTCGTCGCCGTCGCCCGCTCCATCCTCGTCATCACCTGGCACCTGATCAACGACCCCGACGCCCGATACCAGGAACTCGGCACCGACTGGCACCAGCGCCATCTCAATCCCGCCCGCAAGACCCGCGACCTCGTCCGCCAGCTCCAGGCCCTCGGCCACCACGTCACCCTCGCACCCACTATCGTGGCCTGA
- a CDS encoding IS110 family transposase, whose product MTGTEAADTRDQVVVGGVDSHADTIHVAVVTDRGGHLTDAQFPTNAAGYAAAIAFLQAHGTVAAVGVEGTSSYGSGFTHAARQAGLAVVEVNRPDKAERRRIGKSDPIDAYAAARAVVSGRATSAPKDGAIVGIRALQTAARSAIKARTATLNQITHLLITAPDAIRAKYTALSGDKRVTTLARLRPASDPAHAPLLTALRTLAKRVQNLTEEHTTLTGELDQQVTILNPGLRAAYGVGPDTATQLLITAGANPARLRTEASFAALCGAAPVPASSGKTNRHRLSRGGDRAANAALYRIALVRMARCRRTREFVARQTGAGRTKKEIIRLLKRAIAREVFRLLTTQVQVPEIADLRPARQTKNITLTAAANHFGVWPAVISNIERGLRRDDAFADAYRQWLTAA is encoded by the coding sequence ATGACAGGCACAGAGGCGGCGGACACGAGGGACCAAGTCGTGGTCGGCGGGGTGGACTCGCACGCCGACACCATCCACGTCGCCGTGGTGACCGACCGGGGCGGGCACCTCACCGACGCCCAATTCCCCACCAATGCTGCCGGATACGCCGCCGCGATCGCCTTCCTGCAGGCCCACGGCACCGTCGCTGCCGTCGGCGTGGAGGGCACGTCCTCCTACGGCTCCGGCTTCACACACGCCGCCCGGCAGGCCGGCCTGGCCGTCGTCGAGGTCAACCGGCCCGACAAGGCCGAACGCCGCAGGATCGGCAAGTCCGACCCGATCGACGCCTACGCCGCGGCCCGCGCCGTCGTCTCCGGACGCGCGACCAGCGCTCCCAAGGACGGGGCCATCGTCGGGATACGCGCCCTGCAGACCGCCGCCCGCTCGGCGATCAAGGCTCGCACCGCGACGCTCAACCAGATCACGCACCTCCTGATCACCGCCCCCGACGCTATCCGCGCCAAGTACACCGCCCTGTCCGGTGACAAGCGCGTCACCACCCTCGCCCGGCTCCGGCCGGCCAGCGACCCCGCGCACGCCCCGCTCCTGACAGCCCTGCGCACGCTGGCCAAGCGTGTCCAGAACCTGACCGAGGAACACACGACCCTGACCGGGGAGCTCGACCAACAGGTCACCATCCTCAACCCCGGCCTGCGCGCCGCCTACGGGGTGGGCCCGGACACCGCCACCCAGCTGCTGATCACCGCTGGCGCGAACCCGGCCCGCCTTCGCACGGAGGCTTCCTTCGCTGCCCTGTGCGGCGCGGCGCCCGTCCCCGCGTCGAGCGGGAAGACGAACCGGCACCGGCTCTCCCGGGGCGGCGACCGGGCGGCCAACGCCGCTCTCTACCGCATCGCGCTCGTGAGGATGGCCCGATGCCGGCGCACCCGCGAGTTCGTCGCCCGACAGACCGGCGCCGGACGCACGAAGAAGGAGATCATCCGGCTGCTCAAACGCGCGATAGCCCGCGAGGTTTTCCGGCTCTTGACCACCCAGGTCCAAGTCCCCGAGATCGCGGACCTCCGTCCGGCCCGGCAGACGAAGAACATCACTCTCACCGCCGCCGCCAACCACTTCGGCGTGTGGCCCGCCGTCATCTCCAACATCGAACGCGGCCTCCGCCGCGACGACGCCTTCGCCGATGCCTACCGCCAGTGGCTCACTGCTGCTTGA
- a CDS encoding nucleotide kinase domain-containing protein, translated as MVTLLQDRQASARDDVAPKTVRVAGRTLQPTPVFDTYWCFAAARQAVYEARLEGRPQPWTDDPILAGHRFTNCYRAADRVSQAVIGDVIYQGPQEWEDVFFRTLLFKIFNKESTWQRLTRAVGEVRWDTYDYQAYDRVLSAAFAKGERLYSAAYIVPPPQLGEERKHRNHLRLLELMMTTGAPERVMEAATMREAYEVLLSYPALGPFLAYQFAIDLNYAPHLGFSEMDFVVPGPGARDGIRKCFGPAADGIEADVIRYMADSQNDHFARLQLPFAGLKGRSLQLIDCQNLFCEVDKYARVAHPEIAGISGRSRIKQAYRHDAAPLQAWFPPKWGLNA; from the coding sequence ATGGTGACGCTGCTGCAAGACCGTCAGGCTTCCGCGCGTGATGACGTGGCACCCAAAACGGTGCGGGTGGCCGGCCGGACGTTGCAGCCGACACCCGTGTTCGACACCTACTGGTGTTTCGCCGCGGCCCGGCAGGCGGTGTACGAGGCCCGACTGGAGGGGCGGCCCCAGCCGTGGACCGATGATCCGATCCTGGCCGGGCACCGGTTCACCAACTGCTACCGCGCTGCCGACCGGGTCAGCCAGGCAGTGATCGGCGACGTGATCTACCAAGGGCCGCAGGAGTGGGAGGACGTCTTCTTCCGCACCCTCCTGTTCAAAATCTTCAACAAGGAGTCCACCTGGCAGCGGCTGACCCGGGCGGTGGGTGAGGTGCGCTGGGACACGTACGACTACCAGGCGTACGACCGGGTGCTGTCAGCCGCGTTTGCGAAGGGGGAGCGCCTCTACTCGGCCGCCTACATCGTGCCCCCGCCGCAGCTGGGGGAGGAGCGCAAGCACCGCAACCACTTGCGGCTGCTGGAGCTGATGATGACCACCGGCGCGCCCGAGCGGGTCATGGAAGCCGCGACGATGCGTGAGGCCTATGAGGTGCTCCTCAGCTACCCGGCGCTCGGCCCCTTCCTCGCATACCAGTTCGCCATCGACCTCAACTACGCGCCGCACCTCGGCTTTTCGGAGATGGACTTTGTCGTGCCCGGACCCGGTGCTCGCGACGGCATCCGCAAGTGTTTCGGTCCCGCGGCCGACGGGATCGAAGCCGACGTCATCCGCTACATGGCTGACTCCCAGAACGACCACTTCGCCCGCCTCCAGCTGCCCTTCGCCGGGCTGAAGGGCCGGTCATTGCAGCTGATCGACTGCCAGAACTTGTTCTGCGAGGTCGACAAGTACGCGCGGGTGGCACATCCCGAAATCGCGGGCATCAGCGGCCGCAGCCGCATCAAGCAGGCATACCGGCACGATGCGGCGCCTCTGCAGGCTTGGTTCCCGCCCAAATGGGGCCTGAACGCCTAG
- a CDS encoding ImmA/IrrE family metallo-endopeptidase, which translates to MSWNSAHGAAMIAAAQAHEDLLAGVDDYVDVFGALHRAGVEVMGQKLGGLLGLYVDSSQGGVPGCLVNTGLEEVGMRHTAAHELGHHRMGHGTSIDHQDQSSGRWGEGWPQHEREAEAFASWFLIPRPAARTALACCGLQRPGSPLDAYRMARWLGTPYATTVRHLVRLKMIDRSMETVWLKHSPGSLKTELAGSLPLGPQAHVHVLMPAAHDAVLHVTSGDCLLLAVPGGRYDQLPAGVSSTPPDTAGQMSFLDSATAEHTRAVWVGEELDADATVTADTGTSELFRVTLRPAPSREGSDHFWA; encoded by the coding sequence GTGAGTTGGAACAGTGCCCACGGGGCCGCGATGATCGCGGCCGCGCAGGCTCACGAGGATCTCCTCGCCGGGGTCGACGACTACGTTGACGTGTTCGGTGCACTGCACCGCGCCGGAGTGGAGGTCATGGGGCAGAAGCTGGGCGGCCTGCTGGGTCTGTACGTGGACAGCAGCCAGGGGGGCGTGCCGGGCTGCCTGGTCAACACCGGCCTGGAGGAAGTGGGCATGCGGCACACTGCCGCTCACGAGCTGGGCCACCACCGCATGGGCCACGGCACCAGCATCGACCATCAGGACCAGTCGTCCGGTCGGTGGGGCGAGGGGTGGCCCCAGCACGAGCGGGAGGCGGAGGCCTTCGCCTCCTGGTTCCTGATACCCCGCCCCGCCGCACGCACCGCCCTGGCCTGCTGCGGTCTCCAGCGCCCCGGATCCCCGCTGGACGCCTACCGGATGGCACGCTGGCTGGGCACCCCGTACGCCACCACCGTGCGACACCTCGTGCGGTTGAAGATGATCGACCGGTCGATGGAGACGGTGTGGCTGAAGCACTCCCCCGGCAGCCTCAAAACGGAACTGGCCGGCAGTCTGCCGCTCGGACCTCAGGCACATGTTCACGTGCTGATGCCCGCCGCCCACGATGCCGTCCTGCACGTCACCTCCGGTGACTGCCTGCTGCTGGCGGTACCCGGGGGCCGCTACGACCAGCTGCCGGCAGGCGTGAGCAGCACTCCGCCGGACACAGCCGGCCAGATGTCGTTCCTCGATTCCGCCACAGCGGAGCACACCCGGGCCGTGTGGGTGGGCGAGGAACTGGACGCGGACGCCACCGTGACCGCCGACACCGGCACCTCGGAGCTGTTCCGCGTCACCCTGCGCCCCGCGCCCAGCCGCGAAGGATCCGACCACTTCTGGGCCTGA
- a CDS encoding helix-turn-helix domain-containing protein, translating to MNGNVPPQAGTDTEQRAHLGQRLKATREYLGLSQQQVAERTGIVRSAVSDIERGVRKVEVMELQKLARLYRLPASYFLDEEEAADAGEHALAGLPRTARPLSEGDRIEVAKFIQYLHARRQAEEEGAGGLRPPQRPEGGA from the coding sequence ATGAACGGCAACGTGCCACCCCAGGCCGGCACCGACACCGAGCAGCGAGCCCACCTGGGCCAGCGGCTGAAGGCCACCCGCGAGTACCTGGGGCTCTCGCAGCAGCAGGTAGCCGAACGGACGGGGATCGTGCGGTCAGCCGTCAGTGACATCGAGCGCGGCGTACGCAAGGTGGAGGTGATGGAGCTGCAGAAGCTCGCCCGCCTGTACCGGTTGCCGGCGTCGTACTTTCTCGACGAGGAGGAGGCGGCCGACGCCGGGGAGCACGCGCTGGCCGGACTGCCGCGTACCGCAAGGCCGTTGAGTGAAGGCGACCGCATCGAGGTGGCGAAGTTCATCCAGTACTTGCACGCCCGCCGCCAGGCGGAGGAGGAGGGAGCGGGTGGGCTGCGCCCGCCTCAGAGGCCGGAGGGCGGTGCGTGA
- a CDS encoding phosphopantetheine-binding protein — protein MDIVIDFLAEHQGRPSQELYEELAARGQDLPVDSVLVMEILARIEQYFKVRIPADAEAGRSLRSVWAFAETVHDSLQAKEQQQ, from the coding sequence GTGGACATCGTGATCGATTTCCTGGCCGAGCACCAGGGCCGGCCGAGTCAGGAGCTGTACGAGGAACTGGCTGCCCGGGGGCAGGACTTGCCGGTCGACTCGGTGCTGGTCATGGAGATCCTGGCGCGCATCGAGCAGTACTTCAAGGTTCGCATTCCGGCGGACGCCGAGGCCGGACGCTCTCTGCGTTCGGTGTGGGCGTTCGCCGAGACCGTGCACGACAGTTTGCAGGCGAAGGAGCAACAGCAATGA
- a CDS encoding nucleoside triphosphate pyrophosphohydrolase family protein, whose protein sequence is MGACVHLARYQQAALKTLQPTTDGTDPVLIPLLGLVGETGSVATAYKKRLRDGADASPSKQQLREELGDVLWYTATLAHLLGLDLEDIAAASLEKTKDRWRATPDTERPRFDSDYPPHEQLPRRTTVTFTPTLQPDGRTVIVLTREDGTRAGDPLTSASHIEDDYRFHDAFHLAHAAVLGWSPVSRFLLDRKRRSRPGIDEAEDGGRAIAIEEGISALVFSYASRHHYFEDDRHVDHELLITIDHMTAHLEVNVLRAADWEKAIMTGYTAWRQLRKHGGGHLQLDLDAQTLTFTEP, encoded by the coding sequence ATGGGAGCGTGTGTGCACCTCGCCCGCTATCAGCAAGCAGCGCTCAAAACCCTGCAGCCCACCACCGACGGCACCGACCCGGTCCTCATACCGCTCCTCGGCCTGGTCGGCGAGACCGGCTCCGTAGCCACCGCCTACAAAAAGCGCCTGCGCGATGGTGCCGACGCCAGCCCTTCCAAACAGCAACTGCGCGAGGAACTCGGCGACGTTCTGTGGTACACAGCCACCCTGGCCCACCTCCTCGGCCTCGACCTAGAGGACATCGCCGCCGCCAGCCTGGAAAAGACCAAGGACCGCTGGCGCGCCACTCCCGACACCGAACGCCCCCGCTTCGACAGCGACTATCCGCCCCACGAACAACTGCCCCGCCGTACCACCGTCACCTTCACCCCCACCCTGCAGCCCGACGGCCGCACCGTCATCGTCCTCACCCGAGAAGACGGCACCCGCGCCGGCGACCCCCTCACCAGCGCAAGCCACATCGAGGACGACTACCGTTTCCACGACGCCTTCCACCTCGCCCACGCCGCCGTCCTGGGCTGGTCACCCGTCAGCCGCTTCCTCCTCGACCGAAAACGCCGCAGCCGCCCCGGCATCGACGAAGCCGAAGACGGCGGCCGGGCCATCGCCATCGAAGAAGGCATCAGCGCCCTCGTCTTCTCCTACGCCAGCCGCCACCACTACTTCGAAGACGACCGCCACGTCGACCACGAACTGCTCATCACCATCGACCACATGACGGCCCACCTGGAAGTCAACGTGCTGCGCGCCGCTGACTGGGAGAAAGCGATCATGACCGGCTACACCGCCTGGCGGCAGCTGCGCAAGCACGGCGGCGGCCACCTCCAACTGGACCTGGACGCTCAGACGCTGACCTTCACCGAGCCCTGA